The genomic interval GGCCGCGTCGGAGGCCTGACTGACGGTGTCGGAGATCCGGCCGCGTTACGACAGATCCGCCCGCAGCCCCGCCCAGCGCGTCCCGATGCCGACCAGGGTCACCTCGCGCCGCTCGTCGTCGGTGTCGCCCGTCGCGCGGTCGATGAGGACCCGCAGGCGGTCGTCGGCCAGCTCCTCGACCTTGCCGTCGCCCCACTCCACGACCACCACGGACTCCGGCAGCGACACGTCCAGGTCCAGGTCCTCCATCTCGTCGAGCCCGCCGCCCAACCGGTAGGCGTCGACGTGGACCAGGGCGGGGCCCCCGGTCAGCGAGGGGTGGACGCGGGCGATGACGAACGTGGGCGAGGTGACCGCGCCGCGCACGCCGAGGCCCTCGCCGAGCCCCCGGGTCAGCGTCGTCTTCCCGGCGCCCAGCTCCCCGGTGAGCATGACCAGGTCGCCGGGGGCCAGCACCCGGGCGAGCCGGCGGCCCAGGTCCTGCATCTGCTCGGGTGAGGTGACGGTGAGCGTCACCGTCACGGCCTCGGGAACGGCCTCGGGTACGGCCCCGGCGGGCTCGGGGGCGGTCGTCCCCGCTGTCCCCGGAACGGTCTCAGCGGCCGGGCCGCTGTGCGGTGCTTCCATGTCCGCCAACGTTAGCGCCCGGCACGGTGCCGCTGCGTACGAGCAGGTCGGCCAGCCGGTCGGTGACCGTCTCCGGGTGCTCCAGCATCACCAGGTG from Streptomyces sp. CA-278952 carries:
- the tsaE gene encoding tRNA (adenosine(37)-N6)-threonylcarbamoyltransferase complex ATPase subunit type 1 TsaE, translating into MEAPHSGPAAETVPGTAGTTAPEPAGAVPEAVPEAVTVTLTVTSPEQMQDLGRRLARVLAPGDLVMLTGELGAGKTTLTRGLGEGLGVRGAVTSPTFVIARVHPSLTGGPALVHVDAYRLGGGLDEMEDLDLDVSLPESVVVVEWGDGKVEELADDRLRVLIDRATGDTDDERREVTLVGIGTRWAGLRADLS